DNA sequence from the Rhizobium lusitanum genome:
CTCGCCTCGGTCCATGATGTAGACGTAATCGGCGAGCTCACGGCAGAAATCGAGATATTGCTCGACCAACAGGATCGCCATGCCGGTGGAATCCCTGAGGTAGCGGATCGCCCGGCCGATATCCTTGATAATCGACGGCTGGATGCCTTCCGTCGGCTCGTCCAGCACCAATATCCGCGGTCGCATCACCATCGCCCGGCCGATCGCCAGTTGCTGTTGCTGGCCGCCGGAAAGATCACCGCCACGGCGCGACAGCATGGATTTCAGCACTGGAAACAGGCTGTAGATGTCATCGGGAATATTGCGGTCGCGGCGCGGCACGGGTGCAAAGCCGGTTTCCAGGTTTTCCTTGACCGTCAGCAGCGGAAAGATCTCGCGGCCCTGCGGCACGTAACCGATGCCCTGCTTGGCACGGGCAAACGGCGCCATGCCGTTCAGCGTGACGCCGTTGAAGGCGACCGTGCCCGCCGAGAGCGCATGCTGGCCGGTGACCGCGCGCAAAAGCGAGCTCTTGCCGACACCGTTACGCCCGAGCACGCAGGTGATCTTGCCCATCTCGGCCTTGACCGAAATGCCACGCAGCGCCTGGGCGGCGCCATAATGCAGATTTGCGTTTTCGACTGTCAGCATAAATTTACCGCTCTCTCAATTAAGCAGGCTGCGCCTCAGAGTTTGAAGCGCTTTTGACTGCTCAGGGGTCGGCTCTCCGCCGACAGTTGAAACCTCTTCGGCAATGCCGATCAACTCGCTTCGCTCATCGGTCGTCAGTGCGTTAAACCACAAATCACGGAAGCGCCGGATCGGATCCTCGATATTGATCACGCCCTTTGCGGCCCAATCACCGAAGACGATGACCTCCTCCATGTCCTTTGTCGCGATGATGCCGTTCATCCGTGAGCGGATCACATTCCTGGCTGCATCAATAAGCACTGGCTTCTCGTTGGCGAGACATGAGAAAAAGGCAACAGCAGCGATCGCCGGATCCTTGATCGAAGCAAGGGGAGCAACCTCGGCGCGCTTGCGGAATTGCCGACGCTTAAAGGCTCCGCGCATCCGCTCAACGCTATCGATGATTTCACTACCTGCTTCTCGCACCATCTTCAACCGCCAGTACCAAACCGCCGCGCCGACGATAGCCGCGACAAGACCCCCCAAAATAGGCATTGCGTTACCCCATGCTGCTGGAATCGAATATATTCTCGATAAATTGGCAGCATAATTATAAACGCAAAAATTGCATTGTCATCGCCCCAGATAGTTCTCGATCACCTTCGGATCGCTGCTGACGAAATCGATCGATCCCTCGGCGAGCACCGAACCTTCCGCCAGGCACGTCACCTTGACGCCGAGGTCGCGGATGAAGCCCATGTCGTGCTCCACCACCACCACCGACCGCGTCTTGGCGATTTCCTTCAGCAGCAACGCCGTCTCCGCCGTCTCGGCATCGGTCATGCCGGCAACAGGCTCATCGACCAAGAGCAGCTTCGGCTCCTGCGCGAGCAGCATGCCGATCTCCAGCCATTGCTTCTGCCCATGCGAAAGATTGGCGGCCAGTTCGTCGCGGCGATGCGAAAGCCGCACCGTGTCGAGGATTTCGTGGATGCGGTCGCTATCGGCTGGTGTCAGGCGATAAAACAACGTCGAGAAAACGCCGCGCTTGCGGTTGAGCGCCAGCTCCAGATTGTCCCAAACCGTATGGCTTTCAAAGACCGTCGGCTTCTGGAATTTGCGGCCAATCCCGAGCTGGGCGATATCCGCTTCGTCCTTCTTGGTGAGGTCGATCTGGCCGTTGAAGAACACCTCGCCCTCGTCGGGCCGCGTCTTGCCGGTGATGATGTCCATCATCGTCGTCTTGCCGGCGCCGTTCGGGCCGATGATAGCACGAAGCTCTCCCGGCTCGATGACGATCGACAGCGAATTCAGCGCCTTGAAGCCGTCGAAGGAGACGGAGACGTTGTTGAGGTAGAGCATGCTGTTGGGTTTGATATCCGGGATCATGCTCTTACTCCGCCGCCTGAATGGTCTTGCTGGCTTCGTCTTCCTCGGCCTTCGGCTTCGGACTGGCTGGCTGGCGGCCATTGCCGATATACTGTGCCACCGCGCCGACAATGCCCTTGGGCAGGAACAGCGTCACCGCGACGAAGAGGCCACCGAGCGCAAACAGCCAGAAACTCGGGAACAGGCCGGTGAAGATCGTCTTGCCGCCGTTGACGAGGATGGCGCCGATAATCGGACCGATCAGCGTCGCTCGGCCACCGACCGCCGTCCAGATGACCACCTCAATCGAATTGGCAGGCGCGAATTCGCCGGGATTGATAATGCCGATCTGCGGCACATAGAGCGCGCCTGCAACGCCCGCCATCATCGCCGATACCACGAAGACGAAGAGCTTCATGTGTTCGACACGGTAGCCGAGGAAGCGCGTCCGGCTTTCCGCATCGCGCACCCCGACCAGCACCTTGCCGAACTTGGAGCGCACAATAGCTGAGGACAGCATCAGCGCCAGCGCCAGCAACAGCGCCGTGAGGGCAAAGAGCGTGGCGCGTGTGCCGTCGGCCTGGATGTTGAAGCCGAGAATGTCCTTGAAATCGGTCAGGCCGTTATTGCCGCCAAAGCCCATATCGTTGCGGAAGAAGGCAAGCAGCAGCGCATAGGTCATCGCCTGCGTGATGATCGAGAGATAGACGCCGTTGACGCGTGAGCGGAAGGCAAACCAGCCGAAGACGAAAGCGAGCAGGCCGGGCGCCGCCAGCACCATGATCATCGCGAACCAGAAATGATCGAAGCCGTACCAGAACCACGGCAGCTCCTTCCAGTTCAGGAAGACCATGAAGTCCGGCAGGATCGGATTGCCGTAGGTGCCGCGCGTGCCGATCTGCCGCATCAGATACATGCCCATCGCATAGCCGCCGAGCGCGAAGAAAGCGCCATGGCCGAGCGAGAGAATGCCGCAATAGCCCCAGACCAGATCGAGCGCCAAGGCGAGCAGCGCATAGGTCAGATACTTGCCGAACAGCGACATCAGATAGGTCGGCACATGCAGCGCGCTGGTTTCCGGCAACAGCAGGTTCGATAGCGGCACGAGGAAGGCGACTGCGATCAATATCGCGATGGCGATGCTGATGCGGCGGTCGAGCGAGCGAAGGATAAAGGCCGTGATCATGCTTCCACCGCCCTTCCCTTGAGGGCAAAGAGCCCGCGGGGACGTTTCTGAATAAAGAGAATGATGAGGACGAGCACCAGGATCTTGCCAAGCACCGCACCCGCATAGGGTTCGAGGAACTTGTTGAGGATGCCAAGCGAGAAGGCACCGACCAGCGTGCCCCAGAGATTTCCGACGCCGCCGAAGACCACGACCATGAAGCTATCAATGATGTAGCTCTGGCCAAGGTTGGGCGAGACGTTGTCGATCTGCGAGAGCGCGACGCCTGCCATGCCGGCAATGCCCGATCCGAGCGCAAAGGTGAAGGCATCGACCCAGGGCGTGCGAATACCCATCGAGGAGGCCATCCGCCGGTTCTGCGTCACCGCCCGCATCTGCAGCCCGAAGGCGGACCGCTTGAGCAGCAGCAGCAGGGTAACAAAGACGGCGAGCGCGAAAACGATGATCCAGAGACGGTTCCAGGTGAACGAGAGATAACCGATATCGAAGGAGCCGGACATCCAGGAGGGATTGCCGACCTCCTGATTGGTCGGTCCGAAGATCGAACGTACCGCCTGTTGCAAGATCAGCGAGATGCCCCAGGTGGCGAGCAGCGTTTCCAGCGGCCGGCCATAGAGAAAGCGGATGACGCCGCGCTCGATGACGAGACCGACCGCGCCCGTCACCACGAACGCCACAGGCAGGGCGATCGCCAGTGACCAGTCGAAGAGTTCCGGATAGGACGTTCGGATGACGCTCTGCACCATGAAGGTGGAATAGGCCCCGAGCATCACCATTTCGCCATGCGCCATGTTGATGATGCCCATAACACCGAAGGTGATGGCAAGGCCGATGGCGGCCAGCAGCAGCACCGAGCCGAGCGACAGGCCATACCAGACATTCTGCACCACGTCCCAGATCTGCAATTGATCCTGGATGCCGGCAATGGCGGCGGCAACATCGGGCTTCAGGCTGTCATCGACGGAGACGGAGGAAAGGATACCGATGGCGTCGCGTCCGCCTTCGGTCTTGATCGTTTCGATCGCCGCTTTCTTCTGCTCCAGCGGACGATCGGACCCAAGCACGGCAACCGCGCGCGCCTTTTCCAGCACGCCGCGAATTTCGCCGTCCTTCTCATTCTGAAGGGCTGCCTCCAGCACCTCCAGCGAATCCGGGCTCGGCGACTTCAGCACCGATTGCGCCGCTTCCAACCGGACACCACGGTCCGGGCTCATCAGCGTCAGGCCGCCGAGTGCCGCGCGGACCGAGCGACGGAGAGTGTTGTTGATCTTGATTTTCGTAAGGTTGCCCTTGGCTTCCTCGCCAGCCGCCTGCCCGGTGACCGGATCGATCAAGCCCATGGCATCGCCGGACGATTTGGCGATGAAGACCTGATTGTCGGATTTCCGGATATAGAGATCGCCATCCGAGAAAGCCTGCAAGGCCGGCACCACCTTGGGATCGCCGGTCTTGGCAAGGTTCTTGACGATCTCGTCGGCCTGCTGGAAGTTCGCCGAACCAAGCCCATTGATGAGGCTATGCGCATCCTCTTGAGCGCGCAGCACCGTGGTCGTCAGCACCAGCATCAGGCAAAAGCCGGCGACGAGCGCCAAGGCTATGCGGTAAGCGAATTTGTCGATCATCGTGCTTGTCCCCTCAAGCTGTCGCGGGCAGAGAAGCCTGCCCGCGACGGTCTTGCATCAAATCGGCGGAACTCAGGAACCCTTGCCGCCGCATTTGCCTGTGGCAACGTTGAAGTTGCCGCAATTCATTGGCAGGCGCCAATCCGAGATCAGATCCTTGCTATCCGGCAGATAGTCGGACCATTCGTCGCCGACCACTTCCGGGGTCTGCGAAACGATGTCGAACTGACCATTATCCTGCACTTCGCCGATCAGCACCGGCTTGGTGATGTAATGGTTCGGCATCATGGTGGCGTAGCCGCCCGAGAGGTTCGGAACCGAGACGCCGACGAGCGCGTCGATCACCTTGTCCGGATCGGTCGTGCCAGCCTTTTCGACAGCCTTCACCCACATGTTAAAGCCGATATAGGCAGCTTCCATCGGGTCGTTGGTGACGCGCTTGTCGTTCTTGGTGTAGGCGTGCCATTCCTTGATGAACGCGGCATTGGCAGGCGTATCGACGGACTGGAAGTAGTTCCAGGCGGCGAGATGGCCGACCAGCGGCTTGGTGTCGACGCCGGCCAGTTCTTCTTCGCCGACCGAGAAGGCGACGACAGGAATGTCTTCCGCCTTGACGCCCTGGTTGCCGAGTTCCTTGTAGAAGGGAACGTTGGCGTCGCCGTTGATGGTGGAAACGACGGCGGTCTTCTTGCCGGCGGCGCCGAAGGCCTTGATCTTCGAGACTTCCGTCTGCCAATCGGAGAAGCCGAATGGCGTGTAATTGGTGATGATGTCTTCGTCCTTGACGCCCTTGGACTTCAGATAGGCTTCGAGGACCTTGTTGGTGGTGCGCGGATAGACGTAGTCGGTGCCTTCCAGGACCCAGCGCTGCACGCCTTCGTTCTTCATCAGATAGTCGACGGCCGGGATCGCCTGCTGGTTCGGAGCAGCGCCCGTATAGAAGACGTTGCGCTCGGACTCTTCACCTTCGAACTGGACGGGGTAGAACAGGATCGAGTTCAGTTCCTTGAACACCGGCAGGACCGACTTGCGCGACACCGAGGTCCAGCAACCGAATACGGCCGAGACCTTGTCCTTCTGGATCAGCTCGCGCGCCTTTTCGGCAAACAGCGGCCAATCGGATGCGGGGTCGACGACAACGGGCTCGAGCTTCTTGCCGAGAACGCCGCCCTTCTTGTTCTGCTCGTCGATGAGCATCAGCATGGCGTCTTTCAGCGTCGTTTCCGAAATCGCCATGGTGCCCGAAAGCGAGTGGAGAACGCCAACCTTGATGGTGTCGTCGGCGGCAAAGGCCCCATGGAATGCCGTTGTCGACATGATGGCGCCCAAAAGTGCGCCGGAGACGAGAGTCTTCAATTTCATGTTTAGTTCCCCTCTTTTTATCTGCCGCAACGGCTCGTAAACGAAGATTAACCGTTGCCTGCCCGGAATATCCGGCAGCGTCGGGGGAAACCACATACGTAATATGACGTAGACGCCGGGGCGAAATGTGCAGTCTATGCCACTCTCATGCCCTTAAGCGCCGCATCGATCCGTGTTACGACATTTCTGGGCCGCCGAAATACTGTGGCGGAACTGCTGAAGGGTTGGCATGGCAGCGCGGCAACGCATCATTCCGGTAAGACGCGAATATAACCGCTGGGTCGCGAACCAGACGCTGGAAGACTATGCCCTGCGCTTCACCGCCAAGAGCGCCCGGCAATTTTCCTCGCAACGCATCTCGCAGACGGCGATCGGCGCCATCTCCTTCCTGGCACTGGAGGCAATCGGCGGTGCCATCACGCTTTCCTACGGCACCACCAACGCCTTCTATGCCATTATCGTCGCCAGCATCGCCATGCTGGGGATCGGCCTGCCGATCAGCCGCTACGCCATCCGCCACGGCGTCGACATCGATCTGCTGACGCGCGGCGCAAGCTTCGGCTATATCGGCTCGACCATCACCTCGCTGATCTATGCCAGCTTCACCTTCATGCTGTTTGCCATCGAGGCATCGATCATGTCCGGCGCGCTGGAGCTAACCCTCGGTATACCCTTGTGGATCGGCTATATCATCAGCGCCGTCATGGTCATCCCGCTGGTCACCCACGGCGTTAGCCTGATCAGCCGGTTCCAACTGCTGACCCAGCCGTTCTGGATCGTGCTCAATATCCTGCCCTTCATCTTCATTGCCTTTTCCGACTGGGGGAAATTCGATCTCTGGCGCGCCTTTGCGGGCATTCATCATGCCTCGGGCGCCCCCGGAAGCGCTGCTCCCTTCAATCTCGTCGAATTCGGCGCGGCATCCGCCGTCATTCTGGCGCTGATGTCGCAGATCGGCGAACAGGCCGACTTCCTGCGCTTCCTACCGCCAGAAGGCCATCGCAAGTGGCGGCACCGCCTGGTGATCTTCCTCGCCGGCCCCGGCTGGGTGATCATCGGCGCGCCAAAACTGCTGGCCGGCTCGTTTCTCGTCGTCCTGACCTTAAGCTCGGGCGTCCCGGCCGATCGAGCCGCTGACCCGGCGCAGATGTACCTCACCGCCTTCGGCTACATGATCCCCTGGCACAATGCGGCATTGCTGCTGATGGTCGCCTTCGTGATGGTCTCGCAGTTGAAGATCAATGTGATGAACGCCTATGCCGGTTCGCTCGCCTGGTCGAATTTCTTCTCCCGGCTGACCCATAGCCACCCCGGCCGCGTCATCTGGCTGATCTTCAACGTCGCCATCGCGCTGCTCCTGATGGAACTCGGCATTTACAAGCTGCTGGAGGAGACGCTCGGCATCTTCTCGATCATCGCCATGGCCTGGCTGTGCACGATCTCCGCCGATCTCTTCATCAACAAGCCGCTCGGCCTTGCCCCGCCCGGCATCGAATTCAAGCGCGCCCATCTCTACGACATCAACCCGGTTGGCCTGGGCGCAATGGCGCTGTCGGCGACGATCTCGCTGATTGCCCATTTCGGCGTCTTCGGCGCGGTCGCCGCCTCGCTTGCCCCCTACATCACCCTGGTCATCGCGCTGATCGCCTCGCCCACCATCGCCTGGGCAACCAAGGGCAAGTTCTATCTCGCCCGCAAGCCGCGCCAGAGCTGGAAGAACCTCAGCACCATCACCTGCTCGATCTGCGAGCATCCCTTCGAGCCGGAAGACATGGCCTGGTGCCCGGCCTATGCCGCGCCGATCTGCTCGCTCTGCTGCTCGCTCGACAGCCGCTGCCACGACATGTGCAAGCCGAAGGCACGGCTCAACACGCAGATCGCCACCGTCGCCAAGACGTTGCTGCCGGCAACCATCGTCGCCAAGCTCGCCACCCGCCTCGGCCGCTACGGTATCGCCGTCGCCGTCGCCCTGACAGCCGTCGGCGCCATCCTCGCGATGATCGCCCATCAGGTCGGCTCCGCCTTGCCAGAGACCGCGCAGGTGGTCGACCGCACCATCCTGATCGTCTTCTTCGTCTTCGCCGTCATCGCCGGCGTCGTCTGCTGGTTCTACGTGCTTGCCCACGATAGCCGCGTCGTTGCCGAGGAGGAATCCTCGCGCCAGAACACGCTGCTGCTGAAGGAAATCGCCGCGCACAAGAAGACGGACGCCGCCTTGCAGAGCGCCAAGGAGACGGCAGAGGCCGCGAACCGCGCCAAGAGCCGCTATGTCGTGGGCTTGAGCCACGAATTGCGCACGCCGCTCAACGCCGTCCTCGGCTATGCCCAGATCCTCGAGCGCGACGAGACCATCCCAGCGCCACGGCAATCCTCGCTGAAGGTGATCCGCCGCAGCGCCGAGCACCTGTCGGGGCTGATCGATGGGCTGCTGGATATTTCCAAGATCGAAGCTGGCCGCCTGCAGGTCTACTCCAACGAAATCAACATCAAGGACTTTCTCGACCAGATCGTCGACATGTTCCGGCCGCAGGCGCAGGCCAAGGGTCTTGTCTTCGTTTACGAGCCCACCGCCGCCCTGCCCGACTATGTCCGCACCGACGAGAAACGCTTGCGGCAGATCCTCGTCAACCTGCTCTCCAACGCCATCAAATTCACCGATACCGGTAGCGTTCGCTTCGAGGTCAGCTATCGCAGCCAGGTCGCGACCTTCACGATTGCCGATACCGGCCGCGGGATCGCCGAGAAGGATCTCACCCGCATCTACGAACCCTTCCAGCGCGGCGAGGCCGAGAGCATCCGTCCGATGCCGGGCCTCGGCCTTGGCCTCACCATCACGCAATTGCTGACCAACACGCTCGGCGGCGAGATTGCCGTCGTCAGCGAGAAGGACAAGGGCTCGACCTTCAAAGTGCGCCTGATGCTGTCTACGGTGATCCGGCCGATGAAGCCGCCGGCGCAGGAGCAGCGGATCGTCAGCTATGAAGGCCCGCGCCGCACCATCGTCGTCGTCGACGACAATGAGGACCATCGCGAGCTGATGCGCGAGGTGCTGTCGCCGCTCGAATTCATCGTGCTCACGGCCACCGGCGGACCGGACTGTCTGACCCTGATCGAGGGCATCAAGCCGGATCTTTTCCTGGTCGACATCTCCATGCCGGGCATGAATGGCTGGCAACTGGTCTCACGGCTGAGAGAGAGCGGCCAGATGGCGCCGATCCTGATGC
Encoded proteins:
- the urtE gene encoding urea ABC transporter ATP-binding subunit UrtE, producing MLTVENANLHYGAAQALRGISVKAEMGKITCVLGRNGVGKSSLLRAVTGQHALSAGTVAFNGVTLNGMAPFARAKQGIGYVPQGREIFPLLTVKENLETGFAPVPRRDRNIPDDIYSLFPVLKSMLSRRGGDLSGGQQQQLAIGRAMVMRPRILVLDEPTEGIQPSIIKDIGRAIRYLRDSTGMAILLVEQYLDFCRELADYVYIMDRGEIVHEGLAETLDTPEARRHLTV
- the urtD gene encoding urea ABC transporter ATP-binding protein UrtD: MIPDIKPNSMLYLNNVSVSFDGFKALNSLSIVIEPGELRAIIGPNGAGKTTMMDIITGKTRPDEGEVFFNGQIDLTKKDEADIAQLGIGRKFQKPTVFESHTVWDNLELALNRKRGVFSTLFYRLTPADSDRIHEILDTVRLSHRRDELAANLSHGQKQWLEIGMLLAQEPKLLLVDEPVAGMTDAETAETALLLKEIAKTRSVVVVEHDMGFIRDLGVKVTCLAEGSVLAEGSIDFVSSDPKVIENYLGR
- the urtC gene encoding urea ABC transporter permease subunit UrtC → MITAFILRSLDRRISIAIAILIAVAFLVPLSNLLLPETSALHVPTYLMSLFGKYLTYALLALALDLVWGYCGILSLGHGAFFALGGYAMGMYLMRQIGTRGTYGNPILPDFMVFLNWKELPWFWYGFDHFWFAMIMVLAAPGLLAFVFGWFAFRSRVNGVYLSIITQAMTYALLLAFFRNDMGFGGNNGLTDFKDILGFNIQADGTRATLFALTALLLALALMLSSAIVRSKFGKVLVGVRDAESRTRFLGYRVEHMKLFVFVVSAMMAGVAGALYVPQIGIINPGEFAPANSIEVVIWTAVGGRATLIGPIIGAILVNGGKTIFTGLFPSFWLFALGGLFVAVTLFLPKGIVGAVAQYIGNGRQPASPKPKAEEDEASKTIQAAE
- the urtB gene encoding urea ABC transporter permease subunit UrtB; this translates as MLVLTTTVLRAQEDAHSLINGLGSANFQQADEIVKNLAKTGDPKVVPALQAFSDGDLYIRKSDNQVFIAKSSGDAMGLIDPVTGQAAGEEAKGNLTKIKINNTLRRSVRAALGGLTLMSPDRGVRLEAAQSVLKSPSPDSLEVLEAALQNEKDGEIRGVLEKARAVAVLGSDRPLEQKKAAIETIKTEGGRDAIGILSSVSVDDSLKPDVAAAIAGIQDQLQIWDVVQNVWYGLSLGSVLLLAAIGLAITFGVMGIINMAHGEMVMLGAYSTFMVQSVIRTSYPELFDWSLAIALPVAFVVTGAVGLVIERGVIRFLYGRPLETLLATWGISLILQQAVRSIFGPTNQEVGNPSWMSGSFDIGYLSFTWNRLWIIVFALAVFVTLLLLLKRSAFGLQMRAVTQNRRMASSMGIRTPWVDAFTFALGSGIAGMAGVALSQIDNVSPNLGQSYIIDSFMVVVFGGVGNLWGTLVGAFSLGILNKFLEPYAGAVLGKILVLVLIILFIQKRPRGLFALKGRAVEA
- the urtA gene encoding urea ABC transporter substrate-binding protein; the encoded protein is MKLKTLVSGALLGAIMSTTAFHGAFAADDTIKVGVLHSLSGTMAISETTLKDAMLMLIDEQNKKGGVLGKKLEPVVVDPASDWPLFAEKARELIQKDKVSAVFGCWTSVSRKSVLPVFKELNSILFYPVQFEGEESERNVFYTGAAPNQQAIPAVDYLMKNEGVQRWVLEGTDYVYPRTTNKVLEAYLKSKGVKDEDIITNYTPFGFSDWQTEVSKIKAFGAAGKKTAVVSTINGDANVPFYKELGNQGVKAEDIPVVAFSVGEEELAGVDTKPLVGHLAAWNYFQSVDTPANAAFIKEWHAYTKNDKRVTNDPMEAAYIGFNMWVKAVEKAGTTDPDKVIDALVGVSVPNLSGGYATMMPNHYITKPVLIGEVQDNGQFDIVSQTPEVVGDEWSDYLPDSKDLISDWRLPMNCGNFNVATGKCGGKGS
- a CDS encoding hybrid sensor histidine kinase/response regulator yields the protein MAARQRIIPVRREYNRWVANQTLEDYALRFTAKSARQFSSQRISQTAIGAISFLALEAIGGAITLSYGTTNAFYAIIVASIAMLGIGLPISRYAIRHGVDIDLLTRGASFGYIGSTITSLIYASFTFMLFAIEASIMSGALELTLGIPLWIGYIISAVMVIPLVTHGVSLISRFQLLTQPFWIVLNILPFIFIAFSDWGKFDLWRAFAGIHHASGAPGSAAPFNLVEFGAASAVILALMSQIGEQADFLRFLPPEGHRKWRHRLVIFLAGPGWVIIGAPKLLAGSFLVVLTLSSGVPADRAADPAQMYLTAFGYMIPWHNAALLLMVAFVMVSQLKINVMNAYAGSLAWSNFFSRLTHSHPGRVIWLIFNVAIALLLMELGIYKLLEETLGIFSIIAMAWLCTISADLFINKPLGLAPPGIEFKRAHLYDINPVGLGAMALSATISLIAHFGVFGAVAASLAPYITLVIALIASPTIAWATKGKFYLARKPRQSWKNLSTITCSICEHPFEPEDMAWCPAYAAPICSLCCSLDSRCHDMCKPKARLNTQIATVAKTLLPATIVAKLATRLGRYGIAVAVALTAVGAILAMIAHQVGSALPETAQVVDRTILIVFFVFAVIAGVVCWFYVLAHDSRVVAEEESSRQNTLLLKEIAAHKKTDAALQSAKETAEAANRAKSRYVVGLSHELRTPLNAVLGYAQILERDETIPAPRQSSLKVIRRSAEHLSGLIDGLLDISKIEAGRLQVYSNEINIKDFLDQIVDMFRPQAQAKGLVFVYEPTAALPDYVRTDEKRLRQILVNLLSNAIKFTDTGSVRFEVSYRSQVATFTIADTGRGIAEKDLTRIYEPFQRGEAESIRPMPGLGLGLTITQLLTNTLGGEIAVVSEKDKGSTFKVRLMLSTVIRPMKPPAQEQRIVSYEGPRRTIVVVDDNEDHRELMREVLSPLEFIVLTATGGPDCLTLIEGIKPDLFLVDISMPGMNGWQLVSRLRESGQMAPILMLSANIGDSAAAKDSDDSHNDAIAKPIDIRQLRDKLALHLGLKWVYADASAPVLPKPPLPMKSPGIEHVRELIRLGEIGYVRGIEAKLADLAKLDENQPFTDALRSYVQAFNLDGFLDFLSKFDNEKVEPIG